A stretch of DNA from Hydrogenophaga sp. SL48:
TGGTCCGATCGACGTGACGGCACGCATCCTGGCCGATGCGGTGAAGGGGTCACTGGGCACCGTGATCGTGGAGAACCGGCCCGGCGCCGGCGGCAACATCGGCGTGGCGGCTGTGGCCAAGGCCGCGCCCGACGGCCTGACACTGGGCATCGCGACCACCGCGTCGCACGGCATCAACCCCTGGCTGTTCTCCAGGCTGCCCTACGACCCGGTGAAAGACTTCGCGCCGGTCACGCAGATGCTGCGCGTGCCCAACGTGCTGGTGATGAACGCCGAGACAGCACGGCGCCTGAACATCGCCACGCTGGCCGATCTGATCCGCTACGCCAAGGCGAACCCGGGCAAGCTCAACTACGGCTCGGGCGGCAACGGCAGCGCCGGCCACCTGGCGGGCGAGATGTTCAAGCACCAGTCCGGCGTGTTCGCGGTGCACATCCCCTACAACGGTGGCAACCCGGCGCAGCTCGGGCTGCTCTCGGGCCAGGTCGATTTCAACTTCGACAACCTGGCCACCGCCTCGGCCAACATCCGTGCCGGCAAGCTCAAGGCCCTGGCGGTGACCACCGCGCAACGCAGCGCGGCCATGCCCGACGTGCCTGCCGTGGCCGAGACACTCAAGGGTTTCGAGATCGACACCTGGTGGGGCCTGGTCGCGCCCGCCGGCACACCGGCCGACACCGTGCGCAAGCTCAACGCCGCGTTCACCGAGGCGTTGAAATCACCCGAGGTCAAGACCCGTTTCGCCGCCTTGATGGCCGAACCCGCACCGAGCTCGCCCGAAGCCTTTGCCGGCTTTCTGAGCAGCGAGCGCGCCAAGTACCAGCGTGCGGTCAAGCTCAGCGGAGCGACGGTGGATTGAGGCGGCTCCGTGTTCACACAGTCCTCGTTTGATCTTCGGTGCTCGGGCCCCCAGGGCAGGAGGTCCGGGCGGGCGTTCCCCGTCCCCCGAACCTCCTACCCCAGTGAGACGTGGGAACGCCTGCAGGAGCTCGACCGTCCGTTCGATATCTGAGGGTGCCCGGTGGAGTGCCCACCGGTCTTTCAGGTCGATGGTGGTTCCCCCGGGCGCAGGCCCCATTCGCCGTTGCCACAGAGTCGGCGTGCGCTGGCTGCGTTGACGCAGTGGTGTCGGCCCGCACACGCGCCTGACGGCGAGCGTGGGCTGGAGAACGGGGGTACCGCCATTGGCCTGCGCGAGGTGCTGGCGCGAAAGGCCCCGGAATCTTTCAACTGGCCACTGCCGACGGCACTCAAAAGAAAGGCACCCGAAGGTGCCCTTCTTTTGAAAGAAGCAGCGTTCACTCCGCCAGCAGCTTCTTCACATCGTCGGCCAGCGCCTGGGCACCGCCGCCGTAGCGCGTGTACAGGCGCACGCGACCCTGCGTGTCGTACACGTAGCTGCCCGCCGAGTGGTCCATGGTGTAGCTGGTGGGCGTCTTGCCCTCGACCTTCTTGTAGTAGATGCGGAAGCTCTTGGTGAGCTCGGGCAAGGCGTTGGGGGCCGCGTAAAGCGCGAGGAAGCCCGGGTCGAAATTCGCCATGTAGGCCTTCATGATCTCGGGCGTGTCGCGCTCGGGGTCCACGCTGACAAACAGGCCCTGCAGCTTGTCGCCGTCGGCGCCCAGCAGCTGCTTGGCCTGCGCCAGCTCGGTCATCGAGGTGGGGCACACGTCGGGGCATTGCGTGTAGCCAAAGAAGATCACCACCACCTTGCCCTTGAAATCCGCGAGGGTGCGTGCCTGGCCGTTGTGGTCGGTGAGCGAAAAGCCGGTGGCGTAGTCGGCACCGGTGATGTCCACGGCGCTGAAACTGGGCGCTTCTTTGCAGCCCGCAAGGCCCAGCCCCGCAGCGACCAGGCACAGCGAAAGAAAGTGGCGGCGAACGCCAAGGGTGGAACGGGTCATGGCAGGTAGTGGTCGATCAGCAGCGCCGCGAACAGCAGCGACAGGTGGATGAGGGAAAAGCGGAAGGTCTTGCGGGCCAGCGCATCGGAGTAGTGGCGCCACAGCGCGATGGCGTAACCACAGAAACCGATGCTGAGCACCACGGCCACCGCGAGGTAGAACCAGCCGCTCATGCGCATGATGAAAGGCATCAGGCAGGCGGCGAACAGCACGAAGGTGTAGAGCAGGATCTGCAACCGCGTGAACTCCGAACCGTGCGTGACCGGCAGCATGGGCAGGCCGGACTTGCGGTAGTCCTCCACGCGGTAGAGCGCGAGCGCCCAGAAGTGCGGCGGTGTCCAGAGGAAGATGATGAGGAACAGGATCAGCGCCTCGGGCGCGACCACGCCGGTCATGGCGGCCCAGCCGAGCACCGGCGGCATGGCGCCCGAGGCACCACCGATCACGATGTTCTGTGGCGTCAGCGGCTTGAGGATCACGGTGTAGATCACCGCGTAGCCGACAAAGGTGGCAAAGGTCAGCCACATGGTCAGCGGGTTGACGAGGAAGTACAGGATGGCCGAGCCCAGCGAACACAGCCCGGCCGAGAAGCTCAGGGTCTGCAGGTTGCCCAGCTCGCCCTTGGCCGTGGGGCGCCAGGCGGTGCGCCGCATCTTGGCGTCGATCTGTTGTTCGACCACGCAGTTGAAGGCCGCCGCGGCACCCGCCACCAGCCAGATGCCCAGCGAGGCCCAGGCAGCCAGTTGCACCTGCGCCCAGCTGGGCACGCCGGGCACGGCGAGCACCATGCCGATCAGTGCACAGAACACGATCAGCTGGATCACGCGAGGCTTGGTCAGCGCATGGAACTGGCGCCACACGGACGGTGGCGCGGGAACGGTGGAAGGATTCGCGGTGCTCATCAGGTCGATCGGGAAACGTTGTATCGGGGTGCGCTCACGGTGCCGTGGGCGCTGCGGGTGCCGAACACGGCGCCGGTCAGCACGATCACCAGCCCCGCCGCGCCGGCCGTGTGGCCCACGGCGGCCAGCAGGGGCCAGTCGAACACCACGTTGGTGAGCCCGCTGGCGAACTGCCACAGCAGCAAGGCCAGCACCCAGCGCGCGGTGGTCCGCATCGCGGGCACCGACCACAAACGCCACGCCATCCAGCCCAGCGCGGCCAGCACGGCGTACGCCGCGAGCCGGTGCACGTAGTGGATGGCGGTGAGCGCGGCGAAGGTGATGGGTTGACCCTCGGCGTTCATGCCGAGCGCGCGCCACAGCGAGAAACCCTCGCGCAGGTCCATCGGCGGCCACCAGCCGCCCTGACAGGTGGGGAACTCGCTGCAAGCGAGCACCGCGTAGTTGGTGCTGACCCAGCCGCCCAGCGCGATCTGAACCCACAGCAAGGCGTACACCAACCCCAGCGCGACGCGGGTCGGGTGGTCCAGTGAAATCCGCCCTGCGCTGTCGGGCGCGGTGATTTGATACGACACCGCCTGCGCGCGCAGCAGCGCCAGCAACACCAGTCCACCGAGCAGGTGCAGGGTGACGATGGCAGGAAACAGCTTCATGGTGACCGTGAGGGCGCCAAATGCGCCTTGAAGACAGACCCAGAACAGCGTGAGCAGCGGCCAGCCAAACGACACACTCAAGCGCCGCCGCTCCACCCAGCTCACCGCGGCCAGCACCAGGATCAACACGCCGACGGCCGTGGCCAGGTAGCGGTGGATCATCTCGACCCAGGCCTTGGAGAACGTGACCGGGCCGGTGGGCATGGCCTCCTGGGCGGCAGTGATGGCGGCGCTGGCGCCCACCGGGCTCACGCTGCCGTAACACCCGGGCCAGTCGGGACAACCCAGCCCCGAGTCGGTCAGGCGGGTGAAAGCGCCGAACAGCACCAGGTCAAAGGTGAGAAAGAGCGTGAGCAAGGTCAGCACCTGCAGCCGGCGCGCCACGCTCGCCTGCCGGTTGCGCAACCACACCCAGGCCAGCGGGGCCAAGGCGATTACCACACCCAGCAGCATCAGGCGAGCGACAGGCGCAAAGTCGTACAGGGCGGGCGTGTTCATGGACATGCATCAACCGCCGTTCACGGCCGCCACACCCACTCGACCACCCTTGTCCCAGAACGCCGACGCGCGCAGCAAACGGTCCAAGTCGCGCTTGATCTGCTTCGGGTCGGCCTGCGCAGGGAAACGCATCATCCAGTTGCCGATCGGATCGACCACGTACAGGTGGTCCTGCAGCCGCTGGCCGGCGGCGGGGGTGAGCCACGTGGCCAGCAGCTTCTCATCCACGTGCAACACGGTGGCGCTGGCGGTGGCCTTCTTCAGCGGTTCGGCGAGTTCGGGCGCCCCCGTGCGAAGCCAGACCCAGTCCAGCCGGTCCTTGTCCTTGCCCAGGCCTTCACGCAGCTGGTGCTGCACATACAGGTGCTTCTGGCAGGCATCGTCGCAGGCCGAATCGGCGACGCTGATGAAGAGCCACTGGTCTTTGAGCTGGGTCAGCGGCACCGCGCGGCCGTTCGCGTCCACACCGATGAACGCGGGCAGGGGCAACTGGGGGTCAATGAGTTCGCCGTAGTTGCGCCGCCCTTCCGGCCGGATCACGTAGTAGGTGAAGTACGACGCGATCACCGGTGCCGCGCAAGCCAGCAGCAGCAGGAGCATCTTCCAGCGGCCGGAACGGGTCATGGCCGCCGTGTCGGAAACGTCCGCGCGCGGCAGGCTGTGGACCGTGAGGGTCAGGGGTTCATCGGGGGTCTGGGCCATGGAATGAGTGTGATCGACGGGGGAAAATCAGTTGGAACCAGACATACAGGCCGGCGATGACCGCGCACATCGCAAACCACTGGGCCGCGTAGCCATGGTGCTTCTGCACGGCGGCTTCGAACCGCGGCCAGTCGCGCAGCAGGCCTTCCGGCGATGCGCCGGTCTGCAGCACCGACACCGGCATCAACGACAGGCCGGTGTCCCGGGACATGCCGTCGATGCTGAGATTTTGCCGGATGGGCCCGCGCTCCGCTTCGCCCAGCTCGAACAGCTGGCTGGGCGGCGGGGCCAATCGCCCGGCCACCTCGACCCAACCCTCGGGCGTGGGCACCGCAGGCACTTTGCTGCGGTCGGTGAAGTCGCGCGGCACCCAGCCTCGCTGCACCAGCAGCGACCGCTCGCTGCCCTTAAGCCGCAGGGGTGTGACGAGAATGAACCCGCTGCGCCCGCCCATGGGGCGGTTGTCCAGAAACACGCTGGCCCCGGACACCCATTCGCCGCGCAACAGCACGGGGCGGTGCAGCGCATCGTCAAGAGCGGGTCCATCCGGCAGCCCAGCCTCACTCAACGGTGGCAATGCGGCCCGCCCGTTGATGCGGTCCTCCAGCGCCTGTTTCTGGGCGGCGCGCGACAGCTGCCACATGCCCAGGGACGCGGTCAACCCCGCGCTCAGCACGGCGGCCACCGTGATGAGCCAGAAGCGGAAGCGGGGGGATGTGGAACGCATGCGAGGGCAATGAATGGTGGGAGCAGCGGCCTGGACGAGGTGATCAATGCACCGATAATCCGGCCATGACCTACATCGTGATTGTGGCCTTTGTGGCCATCCTGGGCAGTCTGGCGGCCGCGCTGGTGTTCATGATGCGCGGCGGATCCAGCTCGGACAACCCCGCAGAGACCCCGCGCAAGAACCACATGGCGCGCGCGCTTGCCTTCCGTGTGGGGTTTTCCATCCTGCTGTTTCTGGTCGTGCTCATCAGCTACTGGATGGGCTGGATTCAACCCACCGGGTTGCCCCTCAAGGGTTGAAACAAAAAAAGCGCCTCCTGGCGCTTTTTCTGGGCCGGCTCCTGGCGATTCCGCCCGGAACCGGGCGATCACATCCAGTACACGAGGATGTACAGGCCCAGCCAGACCACGTCCACAAAGTGCCAGTACCACGCCGCGCCTTCGAAGCCGAAGTGGCGCTGGGCCGTGAAGTGACCTTTCTGCAGTCGAAGCGTGATGAACAGCAGCATCAACATGCCCACGAACACGTGGAAGCCGTGAAAACCGGTGAGCATGTAAAACGTGGACCCGAAGATGCCGGAGGTCAGCTTCAGGTTGTAGGCGCTGTAGGCGTGGGCGTATTCGTAACCCTGAACAAACAGGAACACGATGCCCAGGATGACCGTCATCCACATGAAGGCGATGGTCTTGCCACGGTTGCCGGCCTGCAGGGCATGGTGGGCGATGGTCAGCGTCACGCCCGAGGTCAGCAGCAGCGCGGTGTTGATGGTGGGCAGCCAGAAAGGTCCCATGGTCTGAAACGGCTCCACGATCCCGGCGGGCGAAGCGGTGGCACCAGCCTGCAGGCTCGGCCACACCGAGGTGAAATCGGGCCAGATCAGCGAGTTCTCGATGTTGCCGAGCGCAGGCACCGAGTGGACACGGGCCCACCAGAGCGCGGTGAAGAAGGCACCGAAAAACATGACCTCGGAGAAGATGAACCAGCTCATGCTCCATCGGTACGACAGGTCGATCTTGTGACCGTACATACCACCTTCGCTCTCGGACACCGACTCACGGAACCACTGGAACAGCACGATCAGCCAGAACGCCATGCCAAAGGCCAGCGAATACATGCCCCAGTCGGCGCCGTTGATCCACTGGCCCGCGCCCAGGATCACGAAAAACAGGCCAATGGCCGCCATCACCGGGTGCCGCGACGGGCCTGGGACGTAGTAGTAGGGCGTCGTGCCGTGTGTTGCTGCTGACATGCTCACTCCTAAATGCTTTCGCTTGTATGGATATCGGAAATCAATGAACAACCGGTGGAGGGCTCAACCCACCACCCAGTTGACAATCAGGATCAGGGACAGGACAAAAAACAGCGCCATCACGATACCGACCACAATGAGGTGAATCGGGTTGAGGCGCGCCACATCGTTTTGGTAGTCCGTGTTGCGGCGCACGCCCAGAAAGCCCCAGAGCACGGCCTTGACCGTGCCCAGCACCGAGCCCTTGCGCTGGTGAACGGGTGTGCTCATACCGCACCCCCGGGCCGGGCGACAGGGGCCACCACAGGCACCTTGGCCACATCCTGCGGCGCGGGTGGCACCTTGCCGCCCACTTCGAAAAAGGTGTACGAGAGCGTGATCGTGGACACGTCCTTGGGCAGGCGCGGATCGATCACGAACGCCACCGGCCAGGCTTTTTTCTCACCTGGCGCAAGCGTGTATTGCGTGAAGCAGAAACACTCCAGCTTGTTGAAGTGGGACGCGGCCTGCATCGGTGCGTAACTCGGGATCGCCTGTGCGGCCATCGTCCGGTTCTGGATGTTCTGGAACTCGTACATCACGGTGGTCAGTTCACCGGGGTGAACCTGCAACGAACGCACCGCCGGCTTGAAATGCCACGGGCCACGGGCATTGACATCGAACTCCACCGTGATCGTGCGCGAGGTGTCCACCTGGGTGTTGAGCGCGGCCTTCGGCTGGGCTCCAGGCACCTCGCGCTCGGCCAGCGCCAGCACATTGATGCCGGTGGCTTCGCAGATGGCCTTGTAGATGGGCACGAGCGCGTACCCAAAGGCGAACATGCCCAGCGCGATCACGCCGAGCTTGCCCACCATCTTGAAGTTTTCTCGACGCAGTCCCATACAAGCCGATCAGCCGCCCAGCAGCACCATCTTGCCCACGAAGCCGAGGAAAAAGACCACGGCCACGGACGCGAGGATCAGACCCAGACGGGCGTTCTGTTTTTTGCGGTCGGAGGACATGGTCATTTCTGTGTCTTCAATGCAGGGTCAACTCAGCCAATCACCTTGGTGGCGGTGGCGTCGAGCTTGGGCGGGGTTTCGAACGTGTGGAACGGTGCGGGCGAAGGCACTTCCCACTCCAGGCCTTCGGCACCTTCCCAAGGCTTCTGCGACGCCTTGGGGCCTTGACCGCGCATGGCCGGGATCACCACGGCGATGAAGAAGTACACCTGCGCAAAACCGAAGAAGAAACCGCCCACCGACGCGATGGCATTGAAGTCGGCGAACTGCATCGGGTAGTCGGCATAACGACGGGGCATGCCGGCCAAGCCAAGGAAGTGCATCGGGAAAAAGGTGACGTTGAACGAAATCATCGACCACCAGAAGTGGATCTTGCCGCGCGTTTCGCTGTACATCACGCCGGTCCACTTGGGCAGCCAGTAGTAGATGCCGGCAAACATCGCAAACAGCGAACCGGCCACCAGCACGTAGTGGAAGTGGGCCACCACGTAGTAGGTGTCCTGGAAGTTGATGTCGATCGGCGCCATGGACAGGATCAGGCCCGTGAAGCCACCGATGGTGAACACGAAGATGAAGCCCACGGCCCACAGCATCGGGGTCTCGAAGGTCATCGAACCCTTCCACATGGTCGCGATCCAGTTGAAGATCTTCACGCCTGTGGGCACGGCGATCAGCATGGTCGAGTACATGAAGAACAGTTGGCCCGTCACCGGCATGCCGGTGGTGAACATGTGGTGTGCCCACACGACGAAGGACAGGATGGCGATCGAACCGGTGGCGTACACCATGGAGGCGTAGCCGAACAGCTTCTTGCGCGCGAAAGCGGGCACGACCTGGCTCACGATGCCAAAGGCCGGCAGGATCATGATGTAGACCTCGGGGTGACCGAAGAACCAGAAGATGTGCTGGTACATCACCGGGTCACCGCCGCCGGCGGGGTTGAAGAAGCTGGTGCCGAAGTGGCGGTCGGTCAGCGTCATGGTGATGGCACCGGCCAGCACGGGCATCACGGCGATCAGCAGGTAGGCGGTGATCAGCCAGGTCCAGCAGAACATGGGCATCTTCATCAGCGTCATGCCGGGGGCACGCATGTTGAGGATGGTGACGATGATGTTGATCGAGCCCATGATGGACGACGCACCCAGGATGTGCATCGCGAAAATGCCGGCGTCCATCGAGGGGCCCATCTGCAGGGTCAGCGGCGCGTACAGCGTCCAGCCGGCGGCGGGGGCGCCGCCTGGCATGAAGAACGAGGACACCAGCATCAGTGCGGCCGGGATCATCAGCCAGAAACTGAAGTTGTTCATGCGTGCGAAGGCCATGTCGGACGCGCCGATCTGCAACGGGATCATCCAGTTCGCGAAGCCCACGAAGGCCGGCATGATGGCCCCGAACACCATGATCAGGCCGTGCATGGTGGTGAGCTGGTTGAAGAGCTCGGGGTTGACCAGTTGCAGGCCCGGCTGGAACAGCTCGGCACGGATCAACAGCGCGAGAACGCCACCCACCATGAGCATGGTGAAAGCGAACAACAGGTACAGCGTGCCGATGTCTTTGTGGTTGGTGGCGTAGACCCACCGGCGCCAGCCCGTGGGGGCGTGGTGATCGTGGTGGTCGTCGTGCGCGTGAGCGTCATGGGGATCGAGTACTGCACTCATCATCGTTTCCTTTGGAATTCAAATAGCTATCAGTGCCCGGCTCACTTGCGCGCAGCCACCACCTCGGCAGGCTGCACGATTTGTTCGGTTTTGTTGGACCAGCTGTTCTTGGCGTAGGTCATGACCGCAGCCAGCTCGGTGTCTGACAGCTGCTTCCAGGACGGCATGGCGCCGCCAGCGGCGCCGTTGAGCAACACATTGATCATGGCGGCATGGTCGGTGCTGGTCACGATGGCCGAGCCGTCCAAGGGCTTGATGGGGCCGGCGCCTTTGCCGTTGGCCTGATGGCAGGCCACGCAGTTGGCGGCGTACACCGATTCGCCACGCTTCACCAGATCAGCCAGGGTCCACACCTTGGACGGATCGTCGGCCAGCGCCGCCATCTTCTTGTACTCGCCATCCACCCACTTGGTGTAATCCTCGGCCGACACCACCTTCACGTGGATGGGCATGTAGGCGTGTTCCTTGCCGCACAGCTCGGCACACTGGCCATAGAAATCACCGGTCTTCTCGGCACGAAACCAGGTGTCGCGCACGAAGCCGGGGATCGCATCCTGCTTGATACCGAAGGCCGGCACCATGAAAGCGTGAATCACGTCGTTGGCGGTGGTGATGATGCGCACCTTCTTGCCCACGGGCACCACCATCGGGTTGTCCACCTTGAGCAGGTAGTCGTCGGTGGCCGGCGGGTTGCCGCTGCTGGACATTTCACGGTGCTTCACGTCGAGCGTGGAGAGGAAACCGATGCCCTCGCCCTCACCCTTGATGTAGTCATACCCCCACTTCCACTGCATGCCTGTGGCCTTGATGGTGATGTCGCTGTTGGTGGTGTCCTTCTGGGCCACCAGCACCTTGGTGGCTGGCAGGGCCATGCCGATCACGATCAGCAGCGGGACGATGGTCCATCCAAGCTCGACCCAGATCGGCTCGGGCAACTCCTGGGCCTTGTGGCCAACCGACTTGCGGTGCTTGAGGATGGAATAGAACATCACCCCGAAGACGATCACGAAGATGACCGTGCAAATGATCATCATGAACCAGTGCAGCCAGTGCTGCTCTTCAGCGATCTTGGTGGCTGCGGGAGCAAAATTGAGCTGATTCACCGCCGGGCCACCGGGCAAGTCATTGACGGCGTGGGCAGCTTCGGTCACCCAGACCGCAGAGCCGAGGGCCAGCGATGAAACCAGGGTGCGCAGGCCACCCAGTCGATCAAGCAAAGAATCACCCGTCTGTTTTGTCGTACTCACGTTTAACGCCTCAAATATAAGTATTGATTTATATCAATGCTGATTAGAACAAAATTTCCGGGGACCGCCCACTCAGGGAATACCCAACCATCACTCAAACTCAGCTCGGTGCGGCCCTGCATTCAGGGGCCAGCACAGGGCACGAATACAGAGGACACGAAGCAGCCCTACTGGCACGGACTGACCGCCTCCGCGCACCAGGAAGGCCATGAACACCGCCAGCCATGCCACGGCCCAAGAGGCAATACCATCCACGCGCCCAGGCACCCGAAGAATCCGTCCAACGTCAGGGCACCGAATGGCATCGCAGGATCCACTGAGCCCCATCGGCGGAGACTGAGGCTAGGGGGCTCACCTTGCAGTTCCCACCCTTCCTCGACGACAGAACGTGGCGACCACAGGCACACGAACACGCACAGGCGTGTCAAAAAACCCGCCACAGCGGTTTGATTTATGTCAATTGTAGCCGTCGAAAAACACGGCTTGACGCCCACCGCCCGTGGAGCCTGCAGCGCAGGGAAATGGCCCCAGTCTCAGGAGCGACGGTCTCGCAGCATGGCGCGCATCTCATCCATCGACACCGACTGGCTGTCGCTACGCCGGGGACGGGGGGTTGCCTTGAAGGCATGGCCATAGATGACCTCGAACGTGAGCAGCAGGCGTCCGTCCTCTGACCTCGGCAGGCCCTGATCAATGGCCCGCTCCAGCGAACGCCGCCAGGCACGCCCGCGCAACGCCCCGAATCGCCCGGCATTGAGGTTGCGCCCCAGTGATCGAAGCTCGTCCAGCAAGGGACCAGCGCCACTAAAGGACAGCGAGATGCGCTCCATGTCCATGACGGGCTCCGCAAAACCGTTGTGCACCAGCATGTCGCCCCAGTCGTGCATGTCGGTGAACGGGTGCGCTGGATCGGGCCAACCTGCCCGGGCGTACACCGCACGCAGCTCTCGAAGGCTGTCAGGCCCCAGGCAAGAAAACATCAGAAAACCGTCTGTCTGTATCTGTCGATGCCACTGTCGAAGCAGCGGTTGCGGGCGTGCCACATGATGCAACACCATGTTGGCCCACAACATCGCGACTGGCGTGTCAACTCCGGCCGCGATCTGGCCCCGCCTCCACTGCAAGGGATTCCATGAACGCCGGGACGGGTCTCTGGTGGCCGCAAGGGCCAGCGGCATGTCGTGCGCTGCCACGTGACAGCGGGCTGCGGGCAAGTGCTCCACCAGGCTGCGATGGGCCTGGAGACCACCGAGCACCGGCTCCCAGTGCAGCCAGCTGGCCGGCGGATCTCGAAACCACTGCAGCCTCTCGCCCATGCGGCGGGCCACCTCTTCGTGCAACCAGGGACTCTGGTTGCGTGGGCGGGACAACCACCGCTGCGCGGCCACAGGGTCGAGGCCAGGCACAGGCATGTCTTCGGGTTCGGGGTTCAATGGGAATGCAAATTGGGGGGGAAGGCCCTCGCGGGGCTGGCGCCGCCAGTATATTGGCGCCACCATGACCCGTCTGCCCTCGCCACTCGAGCGCGCACCGCCT
This window harbors:
- a CDS encoding tripartite tricarboxylate transporter substrate binding protein, with the translated sequence MNTRRQLIARTALTLAAVAAPALAWAQADKVTRIVVPFAAGGPIDVTARILADAVKGSLGTVIVENRPGAGGNIGVAAVAKAAPDGLTLGIATTASHGINPWLFSRLPYDPVKDFAPVTQMLRVPNVLVMNAETARRLNIATLADLIRYAKANPGKLNYGSGGNGSAGHLAGEMFKHQSGVFAVHIPYNGGNPAQLGLLSGQVDFNFDNLATASANIRAGKLKALAVTTAQRSAAMPDVPAVAETLKGFEIDTWWGLVAPAGTPADTVRKLNAAFTEALKSPEVKTRFAALMAEPAPSSPEAFAGFLSSERAKYQRAVKLSGATVD
- a CDS encoding SCO family protein produces the protein MTRSTLGVRRHFLSLCLVAAGLGLAGCKEAPSFSAVDITGADYATGFSLTDHNGQARTLADFKGKVVVIFFGYTQCPDVCPTSMTELAQAKQLLGADGDKLQGLFVSVDPERDTPEIMKAYMANFDPGFLALYAAPNALPELTKSFRIYYKKVEGKTPTSYTMDHSAGSYVYDTQGRVRLYTRYGGGAQALADDVKKLLAE
- the cyoE gene encoding heme o synthase, producing the protein MSTANPSTVPAPPSVWRQFHALTKPRVIQLIVFCALIGMVLAVPGVPSWAQVQLAAWASLGIWLVAGAAAAFNCVVEQQIDAKMRRTAWRPTAKGELGNLQTLSFSAGLCSLGSAILYFLVNPLTMWLTFATFVGYAVIYTVILKPLTPQNIVIGGASGAMPPVLGWAAMTGVVAPEALILFLIIFLWTPPHFWALALYRVEDYRKSGLPMLPVTHGSEFTRLQILLYTFVLFAACLMPFIMRMSGWFYLAVAVVLSIGFCGYAIALWRHYSDALARKTFRFSLIHLSLLFAALLIDHYLP
- a CDS encoding COX15/CtaA family protein; amino-acid sequence: MNTPALYDFAPVARLMLLGVVIALAPLAWVWLRNRQASVARRLQVLTLLTLFLTFDLVLFGAFTRLTDSGLGCPDWPGCYGSVSPVGASAAITAAQEAMPTGPVTFSKAWVEMIHRYLATAVGVLILVLAAVSWVERRRLSVSFGWPLLTLFWVCLQGAFGALTVTMKLFPAIVTLHLLGGLVLLALLRAQAVSYQITAPDSAGRISLDHPTRVALGLVYALLWVQIALGGWVSTNYAVLACSEFPTCQGGWWPPMDLREGFSLWRALGMNAEGQPITFAALTAIHYVHRLAAYAVLAALGWMAWRLWSVPAMRTTARWVLALLLWQFASGLTNVVFDWPLLAAVGHTAGAAGLVIVLTGAVFGTRSAHGTVSAPRYNVSRST
- a CDS encoding SCO family protein; translation: MAQTPDEPLTLTVHSLPRADVSDTAAMTRSGRWKMLLLLLACAAPVIASYFTYYVIRPEGRRNYGELIDPQLPLPAFIGVDANGRAVPLTQLKDQWLFISVADSACDDACQKHLYVQHQLREGLGKDKDRLDWVWLRTGAPELAEPLKKATASATVLHVDEKLLATWLTPAAGQRLQDHLYVVDPIGNWMMRFPAQADPKQIKRDLDRLLRASAFWDKGGRVGVAAVNGG
- a CDS encoding SURF1 family protein, producing the protein MRSTSPRFRFWLITVAAVLSAGLTASLGMWQLSRAAQKQALEDRINGRAALPPLSEAGLPDGPALDDALHRPVLLRGEWVSGASVFLDNRPMGGRSGFILVTPLRLKGSERSLLVQRGWVPRDFTDRSKVPAVPTPEGWVEVAGRLAPPPSQLFELGEAERGPIRQNLSIDGMSRDTGLSLMPVSVLQTGASPEGLLRDWPRFEAAVQKHHGYAAQWFAMCAVIAGLYVWFQLIFPRRSHSFHGPDPR
- a CDS encoding twin transmembrane helix small protein, translating into MTYIVIVAFVAILGSLAAALVFMMRGGSSSDNPAETPRKNHMARALAFRVGFSILLFLVVLISYWMGWIQPTGLPLKG
- a CDS encoding cytochrome c oxidase subunit 3 codes for the protein MSAATHGTTPYYYVPGPSRHPVMAAIGLFFVILGAGQWINGADWGMYSLAFGMAFWLIVLFQWFRESVSESEGGMYGHKIDLSYRWSMSWFIFSEVMFFGAFFTALWWARVHSVPALGNIENSLIWPDFTSVWPSLQAGATASPAGIVEPFQTMGPFWLPTINTALLLTSGVTLTIAHHALQAGNRGKTIAFMWMTVILGIVFLFVQGYEYAHAYSAYNLKLTSGIFGSTFYMLTGFHGFHVFVGMLMLLFITLRLQKGHFTAQRHFGFEGAAWYWHFVDVVWLGLYILVYWM
- a CDS encoding DUF2970 domain-containing protein — translated: MSTPVHQRKGSVLGTVKAVLWGFLGVRRNTDYQNDVARLNPIHLIVVGIVMALFFVLSLILIVNWVVG
- a CDS encoding cytochrome c oxidase assembly protein is translated as MGLRRENFKMVGKLGVIALGMFAFGYALVPIYKAICEATGINVLALAEREVPGAQPKAALNTQVDTSRTITVEFDVNARGPWHFKPAVRSLQVHPGELTTVMYEFQNIQNRTMAAQAIPSYAPMQAASHFNKLECFCFTQYTLAPGEKKAWPVAFVIDPRLPKDVSTITLSYTFFEVGGKVPPAPQDVAKVPVVAPVARPGGAV
- a CDS encoding cytochrome oxidase small assembly protein encodes the protein MSSDRKKQNARLGLILASVAVVFFLGFVGKMVLLGG
- the ctaD gene encoding cytochrome c oxidase subunit I; its protein translation is MSAVLDPHDAHAHDDHHDHHAPTGWRRWVYATNHKDIGTLYLLFAFTMLMVGGVLALLIRAELFQPGLQLVNPELFNQLTTMHGLIMVFGAIMPAFVGFANWMIPLQIGASDMAFARMNNFSFWLMIPAALMLVSSFFMPGGAPAAGWTLYAPLTLQMGPSMDAGIFAMHILGASSIMGSINIIVTILNMRAPGMTLMKMPMFCWTWLITAYLLIAVMPVLAGAITMTLTDRHFGTSFFNPAGGGDPVMYQHIFWFFGHPEVYIMILPAFGIVSQVVPAFARKKLFGYASMVYATGSIAILSFVVWAHHMFTTGMPVTGQLFFMYSTMLIAVPTGVKIFNWIATMWKGSMTFETPMLWAVGFIFVFTIGGFTGLILSMAPIDINFQDTYYVVAHFHYVLVAGSLFAMFAGIYYWLPKWTGVMYSETRGKIHFWWSMISFNVTFFPMHFLGLAGMPRRYADYPMQFADFNAIASVGGFFFGFAQVYFFIAVVIPAMRGQGPKASQKPWEGAEGLEWEVPSPAPFHTFETPPKLDATATKVIG